A section of the Mycobacterium sp. 3519A genome encodes:
- a CDS encoding APC family permease — translation MTVETKAPAKLKRDITGPLLFLFILGDVLGAGIYALIGVLAQKAGGALWLPLLLALLLALLTAGSYAELVTKYPKAGGSAVFAERAFGSPLVSFLVGFSMLAAGVTSAAGLSLAFSGEYLATFVDVPVTAAAVAFLALVACLNARGIKESVKSNVVMTVIEFSGLLIVVGVVAVMVGRGDGDLSRIGQFPPDVAPPLAVLSGAIVAYYSFVGFETSANVVEEIRDPSRVYPKALFGALGTAGAVYVLVGLASAIALPPDELAESSGPLLAVVQASKVGIPDWLFSFIALIAVANGALLTMIMSSRLTYGMAEQGLLPAALGRVLPNRRTPWAAILATTAVAMVLTAVGDLSTLAETVVLLLLFVFLSTNIAVLVLRRDTVEHEHFRVWRVVPVLGVASCILLLTQQRAMVWLFAAILLAVGAVLHGVARWAGNR, via the coding sequence GTGACGGTCGAAACGAAGGCCCCCGCCAAGCTCAAGCGCGACATCACCGGTCCGCTGCTGTTCCTGTTCATCCTCGGCGACGTGCTCGGCGCGGGCATCTACGCGCTGATCGGGGTGCTGGCCCAAAAGGCGGGCGGGGCATTGTGGTTACCGCTGCTGCTCGCGCTGCTGCTGGCCCTGTTGACCGCGGGCTCGTACGCCGAGCTGGTCACCAAGTACCCGAAGGCAGGCGGCTCCGCTGTCTTCGCCGAGCGGGCGTTCGGCTCCCCGCTGGTGTCCTTCCTCGTTGGCTTCAGCATGCTGGCGGCCGGGGTGACGAGCGCCGCCGGTCTGTCGCTGGCGTTCTCGGGTGAGTACCTCGCGACGTTCGTCGACGTTCCGGTGACCGCGGCCGCCGTGGCGTTCCTCGCGCTGGTGGCGTGCCTGAACGCCCGGGGCATCAAAGAGTCGGTGAAGAGCAACGTGGTCATGACCGTGATCGAGTTCAGCGGTCTTCTCATCGTGGTCGGTGTCGTCGCGGTGATGGTCGGCCGCGGCGACGGGGACCTGTCGCGGATCGGGCAGTTTCCCCCGGATGTGGCCCCGCCGCTGGCCGTGCTCAGCGGTGCCATCGTCGCCTACTACTCCTTTGTGGGCTTCGAGACGTCGGCGAACGTCGTCGAGGAGATCCGCGATCCCAGCCGCGTGTACCCGAAGGCGTTGTTCGGCGCGCTCGGCACCGCCGGCGCGGTCTACGTGCTCGTCGGACTGGCCAGTGCGATCGCGCTGCCCCCTGACGAACTGGCCGAGTCGTCGGGGCCGTTGCTCGCCGTCGTGCAAGCGTCGAAGGTCGGCATTCCGGATTGGCTCTTCAGTTTCATCGCGCTGATCGCCGTCGCCAACGGTGCCCTGCTGACCATGATCATGTCGAGCAGGCTCACCTATGGCATGGCCGAACAGGGCCTGCTGCCCGCCGCGCTGGGCAGGGTGCTGCCCAACCGGCGAACACCGTGGGCGGCGATTCTGGCGACGACCGCGGTGGCGATGGTGCTGACCGCCGTCGGCGACCTGTCCACCCTGGCCGAAACCGTGGTGCTGCTACTGCTTTTCGTCTTCCTGTCCACGAACATCGCCGTGCTGGTGTTGCGTCGCGACACCGTCGAGCACGAGCACTTCCGCGTGTGGCGCGTCGTCCCGGTGTTGGGTGTGGCGTCGTGCATCCTGCTGCTCACCCAGCAGCGCGCCATGGTGTGGCTGTTCGCGGCGATTCTGCTCGCGGTCGGCGCCGTCCTGCACGGCGTCGCGAGGTGGGCGGGCAATCGTTAG